A region from the Armatimonadota bacterium genome encodes:
- the rplW gene encoding 50S ribosomal protein L23, whose translation MKDPYLVIVRPLLTEKGTDQAAHNKYHFRVDKAANKIEIAQAVEAIYAASNVRVLAVNTMNVKGKQRRSMVKGKTGGYSPSWKKAIVTTDKELTMFEGI comes from the coding sequence GTGAAAGACCCCTACCTCGTAATCGTACGCCCACTGCTCACAGAAAAAGGCACCGATCAGGCGGCGCACAACAAGTACCACTTTCGAGTGGACAAGGCGGCCAACAAAATCGAAATTGCCCAGGCTGTGGAAGCGATCTACGCAGCGAGCAATGTTCGGGTGCTTGCCGTCAACACCATGAATGTAAAGGGCAAGCAGCGCCGGTCCATGGTCAAAGGAAAGACGGGCGGCTACTCACCTTCGTGGAAGAAGGCCATCGTCACTACAGATAAAGAGTTGACGATGTTCGAGGGAATCTGA
- the rplD gene encoding 50S ribosomal protein L4 encodes MPSISLYNQAGKEAGTLDLPEAVFGVDWNEALVHQAMVAEAANRRQGTASTKTRSQVRGGGRKPWRQKGTGRARQGTIRAPHWRGGGVVGGPVPRSYRKALPVKMRRGALRCILSARVAAGDVIGLDQWKLDSPTPKTRAARAVIQNLELDGYSRILVIIPELDRVLWRSTRNLPNVHLRYGNEFSVSDVLFARKIVLLSGAVARIQSAWEPAPAAEAAA; translated from the coding sequence ATGCCATCCATATCACTATACAATCAAGCGGGCAAAGAGGCTGGAACGCTCGATCTGCCGGAAGCCGTTTTCGGTGTCGATTGGAACGAGGCCCTGGTCCATCAGGCTATGGTTGCTGAGGCCGCCAATCGACGCCAGGGCACTGCATCCACAAAGACGCGGTCGCAGGTACGGGGCGGAGGCCGCAAGCCGTGGCGGCAGAAGGGCACCGGACGGGCCAGGCAAGGCACGATCCGGGCGCCGCACTGGCGCGGCGGTGGCGTCGTGGGCGGCCCCGTGCCGCGCAGCTACCGTAAGGCGCTCCCGGTCAAGATGCGGCGTGGCGCGCTTCGATGTATCCTCTCCGCCCGCGTTGCAGCCGGCGACGTGATAGGCCTTGATCAGTGGAAACTCGACTCGCCTACGCCAAAAACGCGCGCCGCGCGGGCCGTGATCCAGAACCTCGAGCTGGATGGTTACAGCAGAATTCTCGTCATCATTCCTGAACTCGATCGCGTCCTGTGGCGTTCCACACGTAACCTTCCGAATGTCCACTTGCGCTATGGCAACGAGTTCTCCGTATCCGACGTACTCTTCGCGCGTAAAATCGTGCTGCTGAGCGGCGCCGTTGCGCGCATTCAGTCGGCATGGGAACCGGCGCCGGCAGCGGAGGCAGCAGCGTGA
- the rpsS gene encoding 30S ribosomal protein S19, which yields MGRSLKKGPYADPKLLQKIREMNARGEKRAVRTWSRRSTIFPDFIGHTLLIHDGRKHIPIFITENMVGHKLGEFAVTRLFRGHAGQQVERRSGIK from the coding sequence ATGGGACGATCGCTAAAGAAGGGGCCGTATGCCGACCCCAAACTGCTTCAGAAGATCCGGGAGATGAATGCGCGTGGTGAAAAACGTGCAGTGCGAACGTGGTCGCGCCGTTCGACCATATTTCCAGATTTTATCGGCCACACGCTGCTGATCCACGATGGACGGAAACACATCCCGATCTTCATAACGGAAAACATGGTCGGCCACAAGCTCGGCGAATTTGCCGTCACGCGGCTGTTTCGTGGACATGCCGGCCAGCAGGTGGAAC
- the tuf gene encoding elongation factor Tu (EF-Tu; promotes GTP-dependent binding of aminoacyl-tRNA to the A-site of ribosomes during protein biosynthesis; when the tRNA anticodon matches the mRNA codon, GTP hydrolysis results; the inactive EF-Tu-GDP leaves the ribosome and release of GDP is promoted by elongation factor Ts; many prokaryotes have two copies of the gene encoding EF-Tu), producing RICDTIFAGDNAGVLLRGVNRTDVERGQVVSKPGSIKPHTKFEGEVYILTKEEGGRHTPFFTGYRPQFYFRTTDVTGAMNLPEGVEMVMPGDNIRITGELGQPIAMEEGLRFAVREGGHTVGAGVVTKILE from the coding sequence CGCATCTGCGATACGATCTTCGCCGGTGACAACGCGGGCGTACTGCTTCGCGGTGTGAACCGCACCGACGTGGAGCGCGGCCAGGTGGTCTCCAAACCCGGCAGCATCAAGCCGCACACCAAGTTCGAGGGCGAGGTCTACATCCTGACGAAGGAAGAGGGTGGGCGGCATACGCCGTTCTTCACCGGCTACCGGCCACAGTTCTACTTCCGCACCACCGACGTAACCGGCGCCATGAACCTGCCGGAAGGCGTGGAGATGGTGATGCCGGGCGATAACATCCGCATCACGGGCGAACTTGGCCAGCCCATCGCGATGGAGGAGGGCCTACGCTTTGCCGTTCGTGAAGGCGGCCATACCGTTGGCGCCGGGGTTGTGACCAAGATACTGGAGTAA
- the rplB gene encoding 50S ribosomal protein L2 produces the protein MPIRQHKPTSAGQRFRSSFTFTELTRKEGANKPVDPCKKLLTPLKKTGGRNNKGRRTARNIGGGSKRMYRIIDFRRDKYDVFGTVTTVEYDPNRSCRISLVEYDDGDKRYILTPLGMKTGDRIVASEGADIRPGNSLPLRNIPVGTLIHNIELHLGKGGQLVRSAGVAAQLMAREERYAQIRLPSGETRRILLTCHASIGQVGNAEHENISHGKAGKVRWLGRKPHVRGVAMTPRDHPHGGGEAQSPIGRRKGPATPWGKPALGYKTRHNKATDKFIVRRRNR, from the coding sequence ATGCCTATACGACAACATAAGCCAACCAGCGCGGGGCAGCGCTTTCGCAGCTCGTTCACTTTCACCGAACTGACCCGGAAAGAGGGCGCCAACAAGCCGGTTGATCCGTGCAAAAAGCTGCTGACGCCTCTCAAGAAAACCGGTGGACGCAACAACAAAGGGCGCAGAACAGCCAGGAACATCGGTGGCGGAAGCAAGCGGATGTACCGCATCATCGACTTTCGGCGCGACAAGTATGACGTATTCGGAACGGTAACCACCGTTGAGTACGATCCGAATCGTTCGTGCCGCATCTCCCTGGTGGAGTACGATGACGGCGATAAGCGCTACATCCTGACCCCACTCGGCATGAAAACCGGTGATCGGATCGTGGCGAGTGAGGGCGCCGACATTCGACCAGGCAACAGTCTTCCGCTGCGCAACATACCGGTTGGCACGCTCATCCACAATATTGAGCTGCATCTTGGCAAGGGAGGGCAGCTGGTGCGGTCCGCCGGCGTCGCAGCCCAGTTGATGGCCCGCGAAGAGCGCTACGCACAGATCCGACTTCCGTCTGGGGAGACCCGGCGCATCCTTCTCACCTGCCATGCCAGTATCGGTCAGGTTGGTAACGCCGAGCACGAAAACATCTCGCATGGCAAGGCCGGCAAGGTGCGCTGGCTGGGTCGCAAGCCGCACGTACGCGGAGTTGCGATGACCCCGCGAGACCATCCGCATGGCGGCGGCGAGGCGCAGAGCCCGATTGGACGTCGCAAAGGCCCGGCTACGCCGTGGGGCAAGCCGGCTCTGGGCTACAAAACTCGCCACAACAAGGCGACCGACAAGTTTATCGTGCGGCGACGAAACCGCTAA
- the rpsJ gene encoding 30S ribosomal protein S10, which translates to MPATVRANHVRIRLRSFDHRSLDQSVETIVETAKRTGARVAGPVLLPTETAIFCVNRGTTIDKESMEHFEQRTHKRLIDIHDTTAKTIDALMRLDLPSGVDIEIKL; encoded by the coding sequence ATGCCAGCAACCGTTCGAGCCAATCATGTCCGCATCCGACTCAGGTCGTTCGACCACCGCAGCCTAGACCAGTCGGTCGAGACGATCGTTGAGACTGCCAAGCGCACGGGTGCGCGCGTCGCCGGCCCGGTGCTGCTGCCGACCGAGACCGCGATCTTCTGCGTGAACCGTGGTACCACCATTGACAAGGAGTCGATGGAACACTTTGAGCAGCGAACACACAAGCGCCTGATCGATATCCACGACACCACGGCGAAAACCATCGACGCGCTAATGAGGCTGGATCTTCCGAGCGGCGTCGATATCGAGATCAAGCTTTAG
- the rplC gene encoding 50S ribosomal protein L3, whose translation MVNTIIGRKVGMTQVFADNGEVVPVSVIEAGPVVVIQVKTPDRDGYAAVQVGFGRIHPKNVNRPMTAHYKRADVAPLRYLRELPIDSSEDYKPGQTIDCSMFRPGQRVKVSGVSKGKGFQGVVKRFHFHGGDMTHGSMIHRKPQSGGATDAARTFKGTRKPGHMGSRRVTVRGLRIVRVDVEKNLILIEGAIPGAKGGLVTIQQLPPR comes from the coding sequence ATGGTGAACACAATAATCGGCCGCAAGGTCGGAATGACGCAGGTTTTTGCAGATAATGGCGAAGTGGTGCCCGTCTCGGTCATAGAGGCAGGGCCGGTGGTAGTTATTCAGGTCAAAACGCCGGATAGAGATGGGTACGCAGCGGTACAGGTGGGGTTTGGCAGAATCCATCCCAAGAATGTAAACCGCCCCATGACGGCTCACTACAAGCGCGCCGACGTAGCCCCCCTGCGATACCTGCGTGAGCTGCCGATCGACTCCAGCGAGGACTATAAGCCGGGCCAGACCATTGACTGCTCGATGTTTCGCCCCGGGCAGCGTGTCAAGGTTAGCGGTGTCAGCAAAGGTAAGGGTTTTCAGGGCGTTGTGAAGCGATTTCACTTCCACGGCGGCGATATGACGCACGGATCGATGATCCATCGCAAGCCGCAATCCGGCGGCGCCACGGATGCAGCACGTACGTTCAAGGGAACGCGCAAGCCCGGCCATATGGGTAGCCGCAGGGTTACCGTTCGGGGCCTGCGCATCGTTCGCGTGGACGTGGAGAAGAACCTGATTCTGATTGAGGGCGCTATACCCGGCGCCAAGGGAGGGCTGGTTACCATCCAGCAGTTGCCGCCGCGCTGA